The genome window CGGCGCGGGTTGGGGGTGCGGGAGCGGGCGGCGGCGAGCGTGCCGAGGACGACCATGCCGGTCGCGGCCACCATCGCGGCGACCGGCCCGCCGACCAGAGAGGCGGCGGCGACGGTACCCACCGTGCTGTTCGCCCCGGACAGGGCCAGCGGGACGATGGGCCAGCCGCCGGGGGTGTGCTCCACCTCCCGCGCCACCGGCGTCGCGGTGGGCGGGGTGTCGGGCGGCGGCGGGTCTGTAGTGGCCGGTACCGGCTGAACGGCTACCGGCTCCGTGCTGAGTTCCGTCATGCTGAGAGCACTCCTTAGGGGAGTAGGGCCCGGCCGAAGCTGTAGGAGGCACGCGGCCGGGCCTGCTGACCTGGGACGTTCACGCGGCGCGCTGTTCGTCTTCCGGGTAGGCGCACGGCACGCACACCCCCAGCGAGCTGGGGATGACGTAACCGGCGTCGGTGCGGCACTGCGGGCAGGTACGGCGGGCGGCATTCGCCTTGTCCAGCGCCGCCCACTTCGCCGGCGTCATCGGCCGCACCGGCTTGGCCTGCTCGATCTCGTAGAGGTAGGCGACCAGCGGGGGACGGCGACGGCGGGGGCGTTCGATCTGCGCCACCACGTCCTGACCACCCGGCCGCAGCCCCTGCGCGCGGAGCTGACGGCGGGTGGCCAACCTGTCCGGCGCCAGACGCCAGACGTAGACCGGTATCGCGCCCATCAGCCGGTCGCGATCGACAGTTCAGCGCCGCCGGTGCCGGGGTCGCGCAGTTCGGCGAACCGGGCGGAGACCCAGCCGACCGACCAGCCGCACAGGTCCGCCGCCCGCCGCACGGACACACCCTCGGCCACGGCGGCGGCGACGATCCGCCGGGCGCGGTCCTCGTCCACCTTGGTGTTCACGGGTGGGCCGTCCAGCAGCGCGGCGTGTTCACGGCGGGCCGCTTCCTCGCGCTCCCGGCGGTCGGCTTCCGCCTGCCGGGCAGCCTCGTGTTCACGCTCGCGTTCACGGCGTTCACGGATCCGCTCGGCGTGTTCACGCTCCTGCTCACGCTGTTCACGGACCTGTTCACGGCGCTCGCGCTCCACCCGCTCCGCCACCTCGCGGGCGGCCTGGTGTTCGCGTTCCTCCCGACGCTCGCGTTCGGCGCGTTCGGCCGTCTCGCGGGCGAGAGCGGCCTCATGTTCACGCTGTTCACGCGCCATCACGGCGGCGTGCTCGCGCTCCTCACGCACCTGCCGCAGCCGGGCCTCCTCCCGCTCCCGCGCCACCTGCTCGCGCCGCTCGGTCTCCGCCTGCCGGCGGGTCTCCAGCTCTGTGACGGCGGTGGTGATGGCCCGGCGGTAGGCGAGGCTGGTCTCCGCCGTGACGATCAGCAACAGCGGAGCGACCGCGTGGACCGCCACCCCGACCAGGTCTTTCTTCAACGCGGAGTCGGCGACGTTCAGCGCGAGAGTCATCCCGCCGGTCATCCACCGCAGCGCCACCGACCACCGGCCCCCATGCCCACCCAGCCGGGCCAGGATCGAGTCCAGGCGCACGACGATCACGACCGCAGCGTCCACGACGACGGGCAGGATCGGTGCCGTCCACACCCACGCGGGCGGAGTGTGCGCGGCCATCAGCGGGGTCACGGTGAGGACCGAGTACAGCATGGCCCCGGCCACGATCAGCCACGTGCCCACCGACAGCGCCCGCTCCGCTGAACGGATCTGAACACTGTTCACGGCGTGCACGACTCACCCCCCGACACGGTCGTGCCGAGCATCCGCCACGTCACCTGATGCGCGGGACGGGCCGACACCGGCACCCAGCCGGACGGGTCCGCGCCGTGCGCGGCGGCGTGCTCCTCGGCGTCGTGAACACTGGCGTGAACGCTGTGAACCTCACCGAAGTGCAGCAACAGAACCACCGACCGGCCCGCCAACGGCGCGGCCTCAGCCGCCGCGAGATCGGTGTGCGCCTGCTTCAAAGCGGCCTCGATCTCGCCCACCTGCTCCCGCAGGATCGACGCGTCGCTCTCCGCCGACTCGGCGCGCGCGGTCAGCTCCCACACCTGCCGGACATACTCACCGAAGGCGGCATCCGCCTGCCCCCGCGTCTCGCGGGCATGAGCACGGGCCCCGTCGGCGTCCGCGCGCAGTCGGCGCAGCAGGCCGACGGTGGCGATGCGGATCATGCCGCACCCCCCGCCGGCACCGGGGCGGGCACGGGGGCGGTGACGTCGCCGTAGCCGGTCAGCACCACCACGGCACCCGCGTAGTCACCGGACACCGTCAGCACCCGCGTACGAGCACCGTTCTGCTCCCGGTACTCCACGGCATCCGGGGCGATTCCCACGGCCTCCCGCCACGCCTCGAAGTCGTTCAGGTCGTTGTGGAACCGCAGTTCCAACCGGTCGGGGTAGATCGGGGACACCTGCACGTCCGGCACCGGCAGGTGACCGAAGTCGGTGACCAGCAGCCGCAGCGCCCGCAGCGGAGCGGCAAGGCCGTCCAGCGTCAGGATCTCGCTCACGCGGCCACGTCCGTCCCGGCCACGGCCTGGTTGGTCAGGTCACGGCGGACAGCGAGCACCTTGCGCCGCGCCCGCCGCAGACGGCGACCGTCCAGCGCGGTGACCGGCCGGTCGAGCAGGCTGATCCGCACGTCCAGCAACTCGACCTCCGCCTCGATCAGCGGCATCTCACCCTCGATCGCGTCCAACTCGGCAGCCGTCGGACCGCCGTCGAACTCGTCACGGGTAACAGCTACCTGAACAGCACCGATGTGCTTCATGGGTCGTGGTTCCTCTCAGGGGTGAACGGCCCGAACAGCACCCCCGGAGTTGGCCCTCCGGGGGTGCGCGCCGTTTGAAGTCGGACGATCCGGCTCCCCACGCCCCCGCCCGTACGACCAGCACGCCAAGCGCGGTCGGACGGACGGGAGAGGCAGCCGGCCGCAGCGCACGAAGCGCCGCGAACCAGAAAGGACCGAACTACCGCGTGACGCCGTCGGCCGGTCCGTACCGGCGGCGCTGGATATGTCGTCGGTACACACCGACCTCCCGCAGAACGCAGGGACACGGCTTTCGCCGGTCCACCGTTGCCACGGCGGACCGGCCCCGAGCCGGGGGAATCGGGCGCGTCATCGTCACTGCTCTGACGCCAGCAGGGCGGCGCGTACCAGGTGGCGCACCCAGGGCTGACCTCCCGTGGGGGAGGGATGATCCCGAGGAGCGTTCTCCAGAGCTGACACGCGGGAAAAGTTGGCCGCCGGCGAACCTCACCCGGTCGCCACGGGGACGGGGACTCACACCCCGTCGATCTAGACACCCTGTTGAGTTCTCAACCAGCCGACGCTGCCTTCGTACTGACCCCTGCGGGCTTTCCTCCGGGCGTTCTCGCGCACCGTGAACCGGAACCAGTTCGGTGAACTGGTGCGCACCAGAAGAATGCATCTGGTGCGCACCAGAAGTCAAGGTGGTTCGCCGTACTGAGTGGCGGTCACCCCTCGCGGTGCACCTCAAGAAGACCTCTCGAAGGGGTCGTTGCGGCAGCCAACTAACCCTCATGAACAGTCAGTTAGGGTCTGGTGTTAACCCCTGTTGACCTGCTGCGATGTGAGGCACCATGGGGTGAAGGCAACGGGACCGAGACGCTGGACGGGGTGCCTAGTGAGCGCAGAATCAGGACTGCGGAACGCGCGGAAGGCGCGCGGCTGGTCTCAGGAGCGGCTGATCCGCGAGATCGAGCAGTACGCCCGACGGAGCCTCACCGACGTTGCCTCAACGGCGAGTCTGCGGGTGTACGTGTCTGAGTGGGAGAACGGCCGGCGCTCGATCTCAGACCGCTACGCGGCGGTCCTGCGCAACCTTCTCGGCGTGACCGACACCGAACTGAGGGGCGCACCCCAGAAGTCGACGCTCCCCACGGCCGACGGCTACGACGACCTACTCAGCCGGATCGATTCCGCGAGCAGCGTCAGCGCGTCCATGGTGCAGGCGTTCAACAGCCAGACCGAACTACTCCGCACCATGGACAGGGAGCGAGGCGCGGCGGGTCTCGTCGACCAGATGACGGGACACCTGGCCGCCCTTGAGGACGCGCTCAACTTCGCCGTCCTGCCGACCACGCGTCGCCCCGTGGCGCTCGCCCTCGCCGGAGCGTCCACCCTTGCCGCGTGGCAGGCGATCGACTCGGGGGCGGTCGAACGGGCTTGGCGCCACTACGAGTTGGCCAAGCGCGCCGCACGCGATGCCGAAGCCCCGATGTACCTCGCGCACGCCATGGCAGAGCAGGCGTACGTACTCTGCGACGCCGGACGACCCGCCCTCGGAGTCGACCTCGTGCGCGACGCGCAGCGCACCGTGGGCCAGTCGGCCTCACCGCGGCTTCGGGCATGGCTGCACGCGGCCGAAGCCGAACTGTGTGCCCACGCGGGGATGGCCGACGACTGCAAGCGCGCGTTGGAAGCGGCCACGGACGCGATACCGCCGGGACCGGTCGACCGCGACCCGGACATGCTCAGCATCTTCCTGAACGGCGCTCATCTCGCCCGGTGGCGCGGCAATGTGCTTGGCC of Streptomyces phaeolivaceus contains these proteins:
- a CDS encoding RRQRL motif-containing zinc-binding protein — encoded protein: MGAIPVYVWRLAPDRLATRRQLRAQGLRPGGQDVVAQIERPRRRRPPLVAYLYEIEQAKPVRPMTPAKWAALDKANAARRTCPQCRTDAGYVIPSSLGVCVPCAYPEDEQRAA
- a CDS encoding DUF2637 domain-containing protein, producing MNSVQIRSAERALSVGTWLIVAGAMLYSVLTVTPLMAAHTPPAWVWTAPILPVVVDAAVVIVVRLDSILARLGGHGGRWSVALRWMTGGMTLALNVADSALKKDLVGVAVHAVAPLLLIVTAETSLAYRRAITTAVTELETRRQAETERREQVAREREEARLRQVREEREHAAVMAREQREHEAALARETAERAERERREEREHQAAREVAERVERERREQVREQREQEREHAERIRERREREREHEAARQAEADRREREEAARREHAALLDGPPVNTKVDEDRARRIVAAAVAEGVSVRRAADLCGWSVGWVSARFAELRDPGTGGAELSIATG
- a CDS encoding DUF6284 family protein, producing the protein MKHIGAVQVAVTRDEFDGGPTAAELDAIEGEMPLIEAEVELLDVRISLLDRPVTALDGRRLRRARRKVLAVRRDLTNQAVAGTDVAA
- a CDS encoding XRE family transcriptional regulator, coding for MYVSEWENGRRSISDRYAAVLRNLLGVTDTELRGAPQKSTLPTADGYDDLLSRIDSASSVSASMVQAFNSQTELLRTMDRERGAAGLVDQMTGHLAALEDALNFAVLPTTRRPVALALAGASTLAAWQAIDSGAVERAWRHYELAKRAARDAEAPMYLAHAMAEQAYVLCDAGRPALGVDLVRDAQRTVGQSASPRLRAWLHAAEAELCAHAGMADDCKRALEAATDAIPPGPVDRDPDMLSIFLNGAHLARWRGNVLGLLGDVEAVTSLYGALEVMDPTFVRAKAGLHTDLAHAHLSRAEYEDANTHLRQARLLASRTGSVRQRRRVDLLSERL